caaAAATACAGAAAATCTAAATCGAGTCCCACACTGAACAAAATCGATTGTTAAATTTCAAAgacgttttgattttgatgGAATTCTGTCCCATGATAGTTAATTATATTCGCTACCAACCGTTCATAAATTGCAAGATGGGCACTTTTAAACAAATGAAATCGTTGAATGAAgcgctgaaattttggtctaaagtgatattttcaacgttcttgatactacaagcttttagaACGAAGAGTAAGTACGAAAAGCAGTTGAGTGCGGTCGCAATGAGAATCCGGATCTGGCTTGGTTTTCTTGTAAGCACTGTTCATAAGTTCTTAACAACAGTCAGGAAGGATAAGTGTagaacaaaaacggatctcaggaaTCACCGGAAAGACACGAAGGTGAAGCAGATATTGTAGAAGAGACCAGATTTGTCGGTACGTACTGTGGCTAGAAAATAAAACCGTCTCCAACTTTCGTGGTTACTTCCAAGCACAGGAAAGATATGAAGTCGTTCTAAGTAAAAACACTACCGAGCCGTAATGACaaacagaatgtgacggctAAAATCCCGGGCTCTCAAGTTGTATCGGGAATACTTGCCGAAGACGATGAAATTTATGTGCTAGAGCACTTTGAACAGCTTTCCGGAATGTCTTTTTATCctgccatgcaacggaacggAAGTAGAGAAGCGTTCCAAGACGAAACAAAAAGACcaagtttcccaaaaaatatttggtttggcaggaaACATGTAGCTGTAGCCGAGAAAGtcaaagcttcatcactaccggaacggtaaacaagcACCCCGACTCTGCAATCCAAATgcttacacgttctatattatttatattattcatttcttagtaaacgaaatcGTCACATtagtataaacaaattagaccgattctaaaccgaacagaagtaatacgtacgcaagtcgatcgagtaatgttcgaaatttgaacaactcgaacgaatgatattcgagttcatatcCAACTCGAACgcaatgcagaatggaaattgcacattcgatcggaatatttcgaatcgatcgccgtacagaataggggtgatgaAGAGAGAGCCCAATTGACTAGAAGCACCAAGCAGGCTTCGCTTTAGTTGGCCATCGCTGCATTCAATTGTAGTCCTATCTCTATGGAAACACATTTAACAGAAACCAAACACAAGTTTATCCTCGCTACATGGTTTCCATGGTTGTTCCCATAAAGAAACAAAAGGCTTACAATCGCTAGGAATGGAGATCCTTAAATACTCTGAGGCTAGCGTTTTCCATGGAAGTATGTTGGGGTCAATTCTGCGCAACATATTTACATCCGAATTCCCTTCTATTTCGGGAGGTGCTGTTCTGTCACCATACGACGATAATGTAACTATTTTGAAGAGGTCGTATCATCTGAAAGTGAAAAATTGTCATGAATAACAAACGAAATTCCGGATCTCGCAGACCAATGGTCCGACGAGGAGTAGGGACGGAGTTAAACGAAGCTCCGGATGCTTCAGGACCTGTTAGGAACTGACTATGAGACAGAACCAGCTAGGGTAGGTTTTCTTGATCTAATCGTATATTTATAAATAGCTTATTCTAAAAGGAAACCGATATGTACACTGTTGATGTAGTGGAAGGCCACTAACGGGACAATCTAAGGCTATCAGACTGATGGACCGTGTTCTCCTCAAAGCACGTTCTGACCGTGAAACGGAGCACTGTAGAAGGGAGGCAGCTGTTCCGGTGGTGGAGGTTCGTTGGCAGTTTTTGGCAAAGGGTACTCATTGGACGCTGGCAAGTAGGTGTTGCTTGGTGGTAAATAATCATTCGACGGAGGCAAATACGCATTGGATGGTCCAACCGTGGGAGCTGCCGTCGTTGTTGTGGTAGGTCGGGTCGTCGTAACCCGTGGTGCGAATGCGAAAGGTTTCGGACGTGGTGCTGGTTGGGCTGCAACGGGACTACAAAAAGTGGGATATTTATTCATTTCGATTTTGTAACAGTAACCGTCTCGATTAACTTACTCCGGGATATCCAGATCCAGTTCCGTTATCGGATGGTACCCGAATTCGTCGGCTGTGTAGCGCACGCGATATCGCTTCCCATTCGCACCGGTGTACGTGTAGGAACCCATGACCACAAAGGTTTTGTTGTCGTTGCGAAGTTTTCCGATCTGCTCCACTTCGATTccgttttctgtttcaacactaAACAACAACGGGAGGCAGGGGTTAGGATCGGCTCCGAACAGTCACCGTAGTTAGATTCGGACACTTACGCATACTTGAATTCGCCTTTACCCTTGTTTTTAACCTGTGACATCAGAATGCTAGCCTTCATCACGTTTCCGGTGAAATTGCTCGGATCCTTGGTGTCCTCAACGGGGAAGGTAAACTCATCCTCGGAAAACAGATCGTCGTTTCGACTTTTCGTTGGGATTTTAATCCTGATTGCGAGGCTGATCCCCACGATCCCACAAACGCAGATCACAAATAGCTACAaaagaagaggaaaaaaaaaacgaaacaatgaAAACCAAAACTTCATAAATGCCATAAAAAGGTTAATTGTGATGATGGCAGGAACGGGTTTCAAACTAGATCTCGACGAGCAGCACCTGGCTGCCTGCGAAATTCGGCCTGGAACTGGTTCCGATTGCTTTCATCATCATGTTGCATCCCTCGGCGACGACGACGATCCCAAATCGTTTTACGATCACccgttttttttgacatttttactGTATGGTTTATTGGGGGCTTATTGATGTTTGCTTTCACGATTTTATGAGGTTTTTGATTACGGGCTGTGAATGGAGTTCGTTAGAACAGGTTGATTATCGGTgaggttttcttttttttttctctcgtttGTTCGGTCGACCAAACTGTTTAGATCATCCATTTTATGGGTGTAGAAATTGAACATTTGCATAACCATATCGCGAATCTTTACACTGGTGGTACGGTGGTGAAATCGAACCAATTCACCACACCTCGTTGGAACTGACccctgtcaagaaattgaccttTATTGGTTGACAGTTGACTTTATCGTACTGTTAAATTCATGATGTTTTAAACAGTGAAACAATTCTGAGCAGAGCGGGGACCTGGCCGAAATTAGAAGTCAATTCGAGATGAGATTGTTTTCGCACCAAATCCAATGTTGTCGTCAAAAGATGCCCTCGTGCAGATTGTACAATCTTATGATCTTGTGGAAGGAAATCTGAGGACAAAGCAACGTCATCAGAAATGCTAAAGCACCCTGTAAGACTGGTTCCAAACCTTGTTCGATCGACAAAGCTCATCTGAAGAtgacaaatataaaatcaaatagAAAAAATATCTCATTCGGCAAGCAATTTTTTACTGCGGTCTAGAAAATGACACTTCCGAAATTTCTGGACGCATAGTCTAGAAAAATGTATTAATCGTGTGCTTTTGGAGCAGAATCTACACCCTCTAACGATAAGCCCACAAAACTGAAATCAAGTGgaagttttagaaaaaaaactcatttggcaagcaattttttACTGCGGTCTGTAAAATCACGCTACCAAAATTTATGGACGCATATCACAGAAAATTGTTTTAATCGTTCGTAATCTTTTTTGAATTTGAAGCAACATTTACATCCTCTAACGATTATCTTTGGAACTGCGAGAAAAAATGCAATCACTCTTCAAAAGGGCGGATGTCAGAGTCATAACCGTTCTGTTCTGCCATTCTGCTGCAATTCCGGGATTCAGCtccagaataaaattttaaaatccaGGCTTAGAATTCTAGAATTATAATTGGATTCCGGATCTTGACGCTGGTCTGAattttagttccaaaatctagttcccGAATCCTGAAAGTCCAGAGTTAAGCTATAGAGTCCTGGATGTGAATTCTGAatataaattttcagttttaatCCTCAAACTAAATTGTGGTCTGAGCCAAGCACGTCATTTTGGTCTGTCCAGGTTCAGGGGTCAGAATTCTGTTCCAAGACCTGAGcctgaatccaggtccagaatcatGATTCAGAGGTTCAAGGTTTTCACTCTGTTCCAAAGTCTacaattcagctccagaatccagTATCTGAAACCAGATTACTTCCAaaactcagatccagaattctgtTACAAAACTCAGTTCATGGATTCAGGTTCAAatgttctggaaatgaatttagATTCTGCAACTAAATTCACTTTCAAACAAGAACCctggtctagaattcagttctagaatccgagtgcagaattcaattccaaattGCTGGCTCCAAACTCAATTAGTGGAATTAGGATCTGAATTCAGCTTAATAAATTTGGAACTGgagctgaattctaaacctaaatTCTAATCAGATtcagaccagaattcagttctagaaatcATTTCCAGTTGACGTATTCAGTTCAAGAATCCAGGACAAGTGTTCAGTTCTGAATTCCAGTTGCAATTCCGGAATTCAAGAAATAGAATTAAATTTTGGACTCTGCTCTGAATCATAGTTGCAAAATCAAGGTCCAGAATTAAACTCACTCCTCtaagcagcgttgccaggttgccagatttttcaaacgaaccagatcttttgctagattttacaaatttttccaGATTTTAACAGATCTCACcaggcctctatacgataggtgaTGAGATCTTTTTTTCcgttcactgaaaatgaagcccggtcaaAATTTCCTTGTGTATAGTTGGACCCAGACCAAACCAGATAATTTTTGAGTCAGAGACAGATTTGTGAAAAatggacctggcatctctgcctctAAGTTATCATGCTcaattcagctgtttttcaaagaaggacgaatcttacaaaagtaaacaaatcgagtttctctctcctATCAATGAATGCttaaaaatcctacaatttttcttaaaaattcagattctacaaaaatcttaatcttagtaatacaaagaactataatgggcgaaactgtcattccatttgtttacgtaagtttcgccctccgtgttccatgcaaacaaaccccacttgtacgcggcgggcagatttccccaagacggctggctatgtctgccagccattttgccggaattctggcaacaatgcaacaaccgtttccggcagagaatttcgcctagcggttattaacgattcttttctgtcggattcttgccatacaagattggcagaaccgttttgaatcggttctacattttaagcgtcttggttttattttttcaataaaagatacatatgaaaggcaatacgtTATTgctcttcatatatactaatcatggaaaataacattgctttctcactaccaaacatacccatttcaatctcatttacctcgtctcaagattcgttttttgttcgtacatgcgggattgacgaatatcaaatgaagtcgaataagaaaaaaaagaaattgaagggaaataaacaagacacgtacggcgagataatgacgcaatttcgtctggataattttgacagcagccagccttctgacagtTGCCAgtattcctcacaagcgggacaGAGCGATTCTTCAATTGTTAGTAAGgaaaggcaaaacaatttttttctttattttagatgatTTCCGAACCTTCTaccactggaaatagtaaatgagacgataaaattatctgcagatttgtctaataccatgttcacattagcgcttatatcacttgatataccgagatgatacgcATATCACGTGgtagtgttcacatatgatcgaaatgatatcgtttgacaatcaagttgtcatattgaatgttcccattaggagtaagatcaataatattgcttttctctcctacaattcaattaataattgaagtcttgcatttaatggtctccgaacgccagtattcgttgaaaaattcgaaattataatgattgtttattgtcactctcaaagtgacgttcataaatgagtgcgttcaatgccattatccgtgttgctagttgcgatttttgacaactcgatatgatatcgtacatgatatcccgtatatcatgccaaaatggtggtacgcgttgacatcaaattgtatgggatatcaagtgatatcgcacatgatatcatcggatatcaagtatatccgtatatcacttgatatcagcgctaatgtgaacatactataagtCGCGATCTGCATAATTCACActggaagcataaaagtaaacaaatcgaaaagggTGAAACTcttgttttgttgatttattcagtggatatagaagtAAAgcgatttattcagtggatatagaagtAAATACGATtcgaaaccaaagtcgaaacattcatcgatgtttttctccatttgctgtcaatgttagattcgcctttctttgaaaaaaaaggctgaattatttttgacattaaaTGTCAGATTCTAATGcatgctaaacgcaaactataaAACAATAGTATAACCCTTTTCGTCACGAGATCGTGTAACTTTTTCGTCTTGTATTACTTAAGGTGATCAATATTGATATATAAAGATATATAATTTCCATGCATTCATGACAATCAAAGTCCAACTTGAAACACATTTTATCCTCATCATTTTTCATGCTCGATTTACAATACAATCTTGCTGAAAGTTGCTGTGACATGACTATTAAATTTGGCTCTGTGAATTCCAAATCTGTTGGTTTTGATAACATTCCTCTAATCGAAAAACCTGATGATCATGGATGACAGACAGCAGACAGGTCAGACAGCTGATAATGGAAGTCATCCATCTGTCAGTTTCGCTAATTCGCGGGCTGACGGGTTTCGGAAAAACAGTGTAGAACAGCCAGTGCTTCGATCGGATCGGAGATCGAaccaaaaatttacatcttaataAGCCCCAAAAAGTAATCAAATTATCATTTAACTGAGGTCACCGCACATCTCGACGCTGTCGCTTCCCCGAGTTCCAAGTGTATCATCATTTCAACGGTTGATGGCGATGGTTTCGTATCCGTGAACGGGTTGGTAGTCAGGATTcttctatttcttttttttcactggCCCGGGAGATTGATTTACTACCGCTCATTCCGAATGCAACATTTCGCTCGACCATAATGCGGAAATTTCACGCATACATCTATTCCAAATAGATAATTACTATTCTACGCTTCCACGCCTCATCCCCTGTGTTTGTGTTGTTTTTGGTAGTCTTATCGAAAGAGTTACGATCGACTGTAGGTCGTGCATCAGCGGTatcagttttcaatttttagcAAAACAAAATTTGCTCAGGTTGATAATGGCCCAAGGGACTTTGATTATTTGACTAACAAATGAAGTTCCGTCTGAAGTCTGAACACAGGGTGGTGCACTTGGTCTATCATTATTCTCACTGTTCGTGAATGGCTTGCATTCTACGCAGTTACTTTTCACAATGCATATAACTTTGagtgagttttttttcagtgtattctAAGAGTTAGTACTGGTTAAATAGAGCTCGTTAAATATCGTCTATGAATCGGATGACGAGGggtatatttttttagtaatTTATGGACATAGATACGGTTTCGGTTCGGCAGTTTCCATAGTTGAATGGCGAAACTCAAATCAATAAATTCACAGGAAGAACTTTTGAGCCTATCGAGTTAAACCGGTTTTTCGTCGCACTTCCCAAATCAAGTCTAGCATCACAAAATGGGGAATGGCGACGACAGCTCGCCTATTCATTCATTAATTTCGAGAATTTACACCGGTGACACGTGTTAACGTAattttcttctgttctacacaagCCCCCAACAGAGCCTCCGGACACCAGTTTGCAGACAGTCTTCGGCGGAATTTCCCCTCCAGTCAGTGCGGAATACATAATCGGAATATTAAATATCCCATAAATAATTCCCGCAATAAGGGATCACAGACAGGCCGGACAAATGGGACCAACCTGTTCGCAGACTGTGAACCCCAAAACCTATTTATTGATCCGTGCAGCAGCAACAGAATAAAGCCGTTTTGTAAACGAACGCCGCACCAATTAGCATTCAGATAACAGGTCCAGGAGGGGTTTTGTTTCCTGGTGtcgatatatataaattttttgtCCTGCGTCAAAACTCGCAACATTTGAATATTCTCCGCCGCTTAAAAAAAAACCCGCAACGGAGGGGGTCTATTTTTGGGGGCAGCATCAATAAAATACCGGCCGGTCTGCTGCTGGCTGTTGTCGGTGCCCGGTTGAAAACGATCTTATGAATATTCCGGTTTGATTTGTTCGCTGTCAACTTTGTTGCGCAGGATAGCAAATATCTACGGGGAAAACATAAAATCAATCCTGTACGAGTTGGTAGAAGATCAAGGGTCCTTCCACGAAAGAAACATGGAAGTTGGTGTGGAACAGCTTTAATCATGTGAACCGGAAGAGTTCCCGAGAATGTCTGATCAgaagaaaatttcatttcttTTCGGTCTACTCGGCTTGACGGTTGGCAACCTTTAGTATTCTATAATATTTTCTTCTATTTGTAAGGCATCGCACTTATTGTAATAATCCACCAAAACTGACGACCTCGGCCAAAAACTAATCGGACTGCGTAGGATCGCAACCCAATACTTTTGAAGATAACTGCTCATTCATTCAACATTTCAACTCATCTTCATCATACAGGGCATAGCCAGTTAATGTGtcttgaataaataaatatataaataaaagttACGTCTTCATAAGTTTCACATAATTTTGAGTATAACAAATGATATGAAAATGGTTAGACGACAGCGGCTTCTAAGGCCGTGGATCATCTTGatcattattttaacttttagctAAAATCTGACAGTCAAGTAGTTATTTTGTCGTTGCCAAAAAAAGCAAGCATGGTCATTTTTGACaattcgatagttattttctcaCACTCAAGCAAATATATTCTAATTTCAGatctttagtaaaaatttcttctTTCGATCATAGAAAATACACCAATactttgtcaacagacaaacaaaaaagtctgtttacacacagtaccgctgaactgtcaaaatgtgttcatccgattcccgcttatgaggaattctggcaaccgtcagaaggctggctgcattccggctgctgtcaaaattgtccaggcgaaactgcgtcattatctcgccgtacgtctcttgtttatttccctcctatttcttttttctttttttattattcgacttcattcgaTATTCGTCactcccgcatgtacgtacaaaaaacgaatcttgagacgaggtaaatgagattgaaatatgggtatggttggtagtgagaaagcaattggcaataacattttccatgattagtatatatgaagggcaataacgtattgcctttcatatgtatcttttattgaagaaataaaaccaagacgcttaaaatgtagaaccgattcaaaatggGTCTgttaatcttgtatggcaagaatccgacagaaaagaaccgtttataaccgctaggcgaaactcTCTGCcgaaaacggttgttgcattgttgccagacttttggcggaattctggcagaattccggcaaaatggctggcagacatagccagccgtctgggggaaaTTTTCTGCCCGCCAATgaacaatgttattgccaataacattgctttctcactaccaaacatacccatatttcaatctcatttacctcgtctcaagattcgttttttgtacgtacatgcgggagtGACGAATAtcgaatgaagtcgaataataaaaaaagaaaaaagaaataggagggaaataaacaagagacgtacggcgagataatgacgcaatttcgcctggacaattttgacagcagccggaatgcagccagccttctgacggttgccagaattcctcacaagcgggttgaTACAATGTGGCTACACTCTTAGCAGCAGCTACATAATTTTGGGACAAAACCTACCCagaatcaactaaagtgcatctccccaattttaggtaacgagtggatgacctcaaaatttaagGAAAATATAAGTTTACCCAAAGTGTTATGGCATggcaaagcacgctacccattttttacgatcaagtcaaagtttgagtagttaacgacttgattttgggtagcttatagaagtggttgacaatgagtgatttctcttcaaaaaaataggtaaacttgattttcagtgtagattTTCTCTTAGTTTTCTGGCACCTTTAGGAAGAGCGCATGGAAGGAAAAGACGGGTGGATAATGTTGAAGACTTAATAACTGAagcacgtgaatacgaataaaactgacatgattctttcacacttccgaatatagaaAATCGTTCGTATTTAGGGCAGGTTTagggcaaattcagcagctggaagatATATATGggtgatctataatagaactaaaattGAGTtccagccgttctagttttatttattcgaacagttctactgtcaaatttaaaactagtatacactgccgttctattttttgtatttttgaaaaactagtaaaacgctgctggggctgttagtttttcttgttataatttccagatttaaattttaaaactgacataaattatgcagctAGAACTAgagcactcctgaacatgcccttagaatttattttcaaaattcaggttcggaatccagatcaaaaaATTTGGTCAAAAATTTAGAATtgtggaactgaactcattttcagaatcctggattcgaatttagttttagtacactgaggtcttctttacgcggattttcgaagttaggcgttttttacgtgaatttttgaattccgggtttcaagttaaaaaaaaattcgatcgttcaaaaataaattttgtatttctaaggcatttggcataaaaaaaaatttctcaaattttaCGGTTTTTCACGCGGTTTTTTACTTGGTACGTATTAGTCAAAATGaaattggattctgaaactgaattcaggaatcaaTTTCTGGTAAAGAAATCAACTCTAAAATCCAATTTCGAAGTTCAGATTTTacttttagtttcaaaatccagatATAAAAGTCATATCCTGAACTTTGTTTATGCAtgaaatcctaaatcagaattctggaacataAATTAAGGTACTaaaatcagttccaaaatctagttaaGAAACCTGTCGGCTCGTGCACGAGAAAGGCAAGCAAGTGTGTTGAGTTTTCCtctttgttaaaaaaaagttagagaaaacttcgtttttgagttattcaagGTTGAGATAACCActgtgaaaatttaatcacaaattgctgttaatatttct
This genomic window from Malaya genurostris strain Urasoe2022 chromosome 1, Malgen_1.1, whole genome shotgun sequence contains:
- the LOC131426460 gene encoding pupal cuticle protein, which produces MNLLFVICVCGIVGISLAIRIKIPTKSRNDDLFSEDEFTFPVEDTKDPSNFTGNVMKASILMSQVKNKGKGEFKYAVETENGIEVEQIGKLRNDNKTFVVMGSYTYTGANGKRYRVRYTADEFGYHPITELDLDIPDPVAAQPAPRPKPFAFAPRVTTTRPTTTTTAAPTVGPSNAYLPPSNDYLPPSNTYLPASNEYPLPKTANEPPPPEQLPPFYSAPFHGQNVL